The following coding sequences lie in one Rhizobium rhododendri genomic window:
- the xseA gene encoding exodeoxyribonuclease VII large subunit yields MSSLFENDSPSNLAEYSVSELSGSIKRTVENAFDQVRVRGEISGYRGPHSSGHAYFSLKDDRSRIDAVIWKGSFSKLKFRPEEGMEVIATGKVTTFPGSSKYQIVIETLEPAGAGALMALIEERKRKLGAEGLFDADRKKPLPFMPKVIGVVTSPTGAVIRDILHRIADRFPVHVLVWPVKVQGEGSGSEVANAIRGFNAFERGGAMPRPDVLIVARGGGSLEDLWSFNDEIVVRAAAESTIPLVSAVGHETDWTLIDYAADVRAPTPTGAAEMAVPVKADLEAQAAGLSARLQTGIRRHMDHHGQSVRALVRALPSLDQLLALPRRRFDETAAGLGRGLELNTLNKRRSFERAAAHLRPEVLSTRIAEKRQKLNERMVRAERRVERLLLDGHKRISNADVAMRGVPARLTAQTRSFRDRLANLGRHSDTAILHRLSMAKGAISAQDRMLQSLSYKNVLKRGYAVVRDEEDRPLSSAALISAGQAISLEFADGRVAATAGEGMDTMPPPAAPVPPTKKRAAKPAAIPADGEKQGTLF; encoded by the coding sequence ATGAGCAGCTTATTCGAAAATGATTCGCCATCGAACCTCGCGGAATATTCGGTCTCCGAATTGTCCGGCTCGATCAAGCGTACGGTCGAAAATGCCTTCGACCAGGTGCGGGTTCGCGGCGAGATCTCCGGCTATCGCGGTCCACATTCTTCCGGGCACGCCTATTTTTCGCTGAAGGACGACCGTTCACGCATAGACGCGGTCATCTGGAAGGGAAGCTTCTCCAAACTCAAGTTCCGCCCGGAAGAGGGTATGGAAGTCATTGCCACCGGCAAGGTCACCACCTTCCCCGGATCCTCGAAATACCAGATCGTCATCGAGACCCTGGAGCCGGCCGGCGCCGGCGCCCTGATGGCGTTGATCGAGGAACGCAAGCGCAAGCTTGGCGCCGAAGGCCTGTTCGACGCCGATCGCAAGAAGCCGCTGCCCTTCATGCCGAAGGTGATCGGCGTCGTCACCTCGCCAACCGGTGCCGTCATCCGCGATATTCTGCACCGCATCGCCGATCGCTTTCCGGTGCATGTGCTCGTCTGGCCAGTCAAGGTCCAGGGCGAGGGATCCGGGTCGGAAGTCGCCAACGCCATCCGTGGGTTCAATGCGTTCGAACGCGGCGGAGCGATGCCGCGTCCGGATGTGTTGATCGTTGCGCGGGGCGGAGGGAGCCTCGAGGATCTCTGGAGTTTCAACGACGAGATCGTCGTGCGTGCTGCAGCCGAGAGCACCATCCCGCTGGTCTCTGCCGTCGGCCACGAGACCGATTGGACGCTGATCGATTATGCGGCCGATGTGCGCGCGCCGACCCCGACAGGCGCTGCCGAGATGGCCGTGCCGGTGAAAGCCGACCTTGAGGCGCAGGCAGCAGGCCTTTCCGCCCGTCTGCAGACAGGCATCCGTCGCCATATGGATCATCACGGCCAGTCGGTGCGGGCGCTGGTGCGCGCCCTTCCGTCGCTCGATCAACTGCTGGCATTGCCGCGTCGCCGCTTCGACGAGACGGCCGCAGGCCTTGGACGCGGTCTCGAACTGAATACCCTCAACAAGCGCCGCAGTTTCGAGCGCGCTGCCGCTCACTTGCGCCCCGAGGTGCTGTCGACCCGGATTGCCGAGAAGCGTCAGAAACTCAACGAGCGGATGGTGCGCGCCGAGCGTCGCGTCGAGCGCCTGCTCCTCGACGGCCACAAGCGTATTTCCAACGCCGATGTTGCGATGCGCGGCGTGCCCGCGCGGTTGACCGCCCAGACCCGCAGCTTTCGCGACCGCCTGGCCAATCTCGGCCGGCATTCCGATACTGCCATCTTGCACAGGCTCAGCATGGCCAAGGGTGCCATCTCTGCGCAGGACCGCATGCTGCAGTCGCTGTCCTACAAGAATGTCCTGAAGCGCGGCTATGCTGTCGTGCGCGATGAGGAGGATCGCCCGCTCTCGTCGGCAGCGCTGATCTCGGCCGGCCAGGCGATCTCGCTGGAGTTTGCAGACGGCCGTGTGGCTGCCACCGCAGGGGAGGGGATGGATACGATGCCGCCGCCCGCCGCGCCTGTTCCTCCGACGAAGAAGCGCGCCGCAAAACCGGCGGCGATACCTGCCGATGGTGAGAAACAGGGTACCTTGTTCTGA
- a CDS encoding MarR family winged helix-turn-helix transcriptional regulator: MDHVDRILEQWSRERPDLDTAAMGLLGRLGRLHSHLMREVETTLAEHGLSPASFDVMATLRRAGAPYRLSPGDLIAATMVTSGTMTNRIDQLEKQGLVARLSNPQDGRSVLIGLTDKGLSVIEDAVTAHVANQQRIIACLSAEEFAALDGLLARYLAHFERAAVE; the protein is encoded by the coding sequence ATGGATCATGTCGATAGAATTCTGGAACAGTGGAGCCGAGAGCGGCCGGATCTGGACACCGCGGCCATGGGCCTGCTGGGGCGTCTCGGTCGCCTTCACAGCCATCTCATGCGCGAGGTCGAGACGACCCTTGCCGAACATGGCCTGTCACCCGCGAGCTTCGACGTTATGGCGACGCTCCGGAGAGCTGGTGCACCCTATCGTCTTTCTCCGGGCGATCTGATCGCCGCCACCATGGTGACGTCAGGAACCATGACAAACCGCATCGACCAACTGGAGAAGCAGGGCCTTGTCGCCCGCCTTTCCAACCCGCAGGACGGCCGAAGCGTGCTGATAGGCCTAACGGACAAGGGACTGTCGGTGATCGAGGATGCCGTGACGGCGCATGTGGCGAACCAGCAGAGGATCATCGCATGCCTTAGCGCGGAGGAGTTTGCAGCGCTGGACGGACTTCTTGCTCGCTATCTCGCGCATTTCGAAAGGGCCGCTGTGGAGTAG
- a CDS encoding EamA family transporter, translating into MSRLRDIGLTALAPAIWGSTYIVTTQLLPAGVPLTVATLRALPAGLLLLVMVRELPQGAWWWKSLVLGLLNFSLFWAFLFVSAYRLPGGVAATVGAVQPLIVIGLSRLVMGTSVRPIAIVAGMAGLCGVALLVLRPGASLDPIGIAAGLAGALSMAFGTVLSRHWKPPVSPLTFTAWQLTAGGLMLAPAALLLEPGLPPLTIANLAGFLYLGLVGAAFTYILWFRGLRLIGAPAASALGFLSPLVAVLLGWSLLGQALDAVQLAGVAVVLASVWASQRASRAQGPK; encoded by the coding sequence GTGTCCCGCCTCCGCGATATTGGCCTGACGGCGCTTGCTCCCGCCATCTGGGGTTCGACCTACATCGTCACGACGCAACTGCTGCCGGCAGGAGTGCCGCTGACGGTAGCGACGCTGCGTGCCTTGCCGGCAGGGCTTCTGCTGCTGGTAATGGTGAGGGAATTGCCGCAGGGCGCATGGTGGTGGAAAAGCCTCGTGCTCGGTCTGCTCAATTTCTCGCTGTTCTGGGCTTTTCTCTTCGTCTCCGCCTACCGCTTGCCCGGCGGCGTGGCCGCGACCGTGGGAGCGGTGCAGCCATTGATCGTCATCGGCCTCTCGCGCCTCGTCATGGGCACCTCGGTGCGCCCAATTGCCATCGTGGCCGGCATGGCGGGACTTTGCGGCGTCGCACTGCTGGTGCTGCGGCCGGGTGCGTCGCTCGATCCTATCGGCATCGCTGCGGGACTTGCCGGCGCTCTCTCAATGGCTTTCGGCACGGTCCTCAGTCGCCACTGGAAGCCGCCTGTATCACCGCTGACCTTCACGGCCTGGCAACTCACAGCTGGCGGTCTGATGCTGGCACCTGCGGCACTTCTGCTGGAGCCGGGTTTGCCGCCGCTGACGATCGCAAATCTTGCCGGGTTTCTCTATCTCGGGCTGGTCGGCGCGGCCTTCACTTATATCCTGTGGTTTCGCGGCCTCCGCCTCATCGGCGCGCCGGCGGCATCAGCGCTAGGCTTCCTGAGCCCTCTCGTGGCAGTCCTTCTCGGCTGGAGCCTGCTGGGACAAGCACTCGATGCGGTGCAACTGGCCGGTGTTGCCGTCGTGCTGGCCAGCGTCTGGGCAAGCCAGCGCGCGTCTCGTGCCCAAGGGCCGAAATGA
- a CDS encoding aminopeptidase, protein MTSVSQSAHTIDPVKLDKLAEVAIKVGLQLQKGQDLVITAPVAAMPLVRRITRHAYIAGAGLVTSFYADEEATLARYENGSDESFDRAAGWLYDGMANAFANGAARLAVSGDNPMLLSGQDPAKVARANRANSTAYKPALEKISNFDINWNIVSYPNPSWARLVFPNDPEPIAVAKLARAIFAASRVDVEDPIAAWAEHNTNLRVRSSWLNDQRFESLHFVGPGTDVTIGLADGHEWHGGASTAKNGVTCNPNIPTEEVFTTPHALRVDGYVSSTKPLSHGGTLIDDIRVKFEAGRIVEAKASRGEEVLNKVLDTDDGARRLGEVALVPHSSPISASGILFYNTLFDENASCHIALGQCYSKCFLDGASLTQEQVKAQGGNSSLIHIDWMIGSDKVDIDGVKPDGTRVPVMRKGEWA, encoded by the coding sequence ATGACATCCGTTTCCCAGAGCGCCCACACCATTGATCCCGTCAAGCTCGACAAGCTTGCCGAAGTGGCCATCAAGGTCGGATTGCAGCTGCAGAAGGGCCAGGATCTGGTCATCACCGCGCCGGTCGCCGCCATGCCGCTGGTCCGCCGTATTACCCGGCACGCCTATATCGCCGGCGCCGGGCTGGTGACCTCCTTCTATGCCGACGAGGAAGCAACCCTTGCCCGCTATGAAAACGGCAGCGACGAAAGCTTCGACCGCGCCGCAGGCTGGCTTTATGACGGCATGGCCAATGCCTTTGCCAACGGTGCTGCCCGGCTCGCCGTCTCCGGCGACAACCCGATGCTGCTTTCCGGCCAGGATCCGGCCAAGGTAGCCCGTGCGAACCGCGCCAATTCGACGGCATACAAGCCGGCGCTCGAGAAGATCTCCAATTTCGACATCAACTGGAACATCGTTTCCTACCCGAACCCATCCTGGGCACGACTGGTATTCCCCAACGACCCCGAGCCGATTGCGGTTGCCAAGCTCGCCAGGGCGATCTTTGCCGCCTCGCGCGTCGATGTCGAGGATCCGATTGCCGCCTGGGCGGAGCACAATACCAACCTGCGCGTCCGCTCCAGCTGGCTGAATGACCAGCGCTTTGAAAGCCTGCATTTCGTTGGCCCGGGCACCGATGTCACCATCGGTCTTGCCGACGGCCATGAGTGGCATGGCGGCGCCTCGACGGCGAAGAACGGCGTGACCTGCAACCCGAACATCCCGACGGAAGAGGTTTTCACCACGCCGCATGCCCTGCGAGTGGACGGCTACGTCTCGAGCACCAAGCCGCTGTCGCATGGCGGCACGCTGATCGACGATATCCGGGTGAAATTCGAAGCGGGCCGGATCGTCGAGGCCAAGGCCAGTCGTGGCGAGGAAGTGCTCAACAAGGTGCTCGACACCGACGACGGCGCGCGACGGCTGGGTGAAGTGGCACTGGTGCCGCATTCGTCGCCGATTTCCGCCAGCGGCATCCTGTTCTACAACACGCTGTTCGACGAGAACGCATCCTGCCATATCGCGCTTGGCCAGTGCTACTCGAAATGCTTCCTCGACGGCGCGTCGCTGACGCAGGAACAGGTCAAGGCGCAGGGCGGAAATTCCAGCCTGATCCACATCGACTGGATGATCGGCTCGGACAAGGTAGACATCGACGGGGTAAAGCCGGACGGCACGCGCGTACCTGTGATGCGCAAGGGCGAATGGGCCTGA